AATCTCTTTTTGTAAGCATTTCATAGTATTGAACACAATTTGAGCTAGGTTTTTTGATGGTGGTGATGGTTGTTGGTGGTGTAGTGTTCAAAAGCTCACCAAAGTTATGTTAATTTATCAATTGAGAAAGAGATAAATTTGTAGTTGTGTGAAAGGGAACCTGAAAAGAGAGGGGATAAAGTGGCTATTGGGTACAATAGGACAAGgggaaatatttttcttttatttttttttgaaataaaaaaattatatgaaaatccACTCCAATCCATCAAAATCTATAAACTAAATctattcaaattctttaaaatccatgTAAATTTTGCAAGAGTCTTAAATCCTCCTAAATCGTATCAAATCTATCACTTTTTAAATCTTtttaaatcttttaaaatcttaGTTTGACTACACCCTAAATTAATCGTGCTGTTCTTCTTCAAATACACCCACGAGGAAAATGCGTACAATAAAAACGGATCAGACCTaactaattaataatataacaacatttaattaattaccttGTAAGGAGTTACGGTTTTTGGTGATTCTGCTGCTGGTTTTGAGATCCAGGGTTGAGTCGGAGGTGTCCGGCAAGTAGCGGTCGAGACGAGGAGGATGACGGTGATCCttgttattcttcttcttctcaagCATGGCACGCACGAAGGATTCCTCCATGCTGTTCAAAAACTTGACGTGCTTCTCGTTCGTCCACGACATGTTAACCGGGGACAACTCCATTCTCACTAGTTCCGATCTTAATTCCGCCGGCACCTACGGTGGTTTGGAGAGGAAGTAGCTAGGTTATAGCCCCCGGCTAATGGATGGTTGAAAATTATGAAGGGGTTGCTTGGTATGATACAGGTTggctatatatattttttcaaattGGAGGTTTTGGAAGGGAGTTTGGAAGAGTTTGTGGGAGGATGGCACTAGCTGTCGTCGACCGACATGTGTTTGGCTCACCAGAATTTATCACTTTGCAAATATCCCAACTCATTGGACCTCCCCAAGATATTAATCGTAgcaaattttagattttttgtGTGGAGATCCGAAGGATATATTTCTTTGCTaagatattttatatatatttaaaaaagaaaagaaatagctAGTGGGTTTGTAACGACAATCTACTCTTTCAAAACCGAAAAGACACACAAATACATTTCATTCTCTCTCAATCAATCTTTAGCAAGATATTTAGTATATTAATCAGTCGACTGCCATTccattaaaggaaaactaacgaaaaattcaaaaaaactttagttttgatgaaaaatgacaagtaAAGGTGTACTGAATAGTACTAGAAAAAGATAAAactatgatttttcgttaaa
This region of Malus domestica chromosome 07, GDT2T_hap1 genomic DNA includes:
- the LOC103439733 gene encoding uncharacterized protein isoform X1 → MELSPVNMSWTNEKHVKFLNSMEESFVRAMLEKKKNNKDHRHPPRLDRYLPDTSDSTLDLKTSSRITKNRNSLQGGRMGGRCEKRSRTVSSQPSNASQDQVVPQIEIRTAGDKDEMEQQNVNVPDQLALAAPTN
- the LOC103439733 gene encoding uncharacterized protein isoform X2, whose translation is MELSPVNMSWTNEKHVKFLNSMEESFVRAMLEKKKNNKDHRHPPRLDRYLPDTSDSTLDLKTSSRITKNRNSLQGGRMGGRCEKRSRTVSSQPSNASQDQIEIRTAGDKDEMEQQNVNVPDQLALAAPTN